The DNA region TACGCTTTCTCGATTTCGCATTATCTCCCGTTTCATTTCTCAGTTGATTGTCTCGCCCAGTTGTATATTTGCTAATGCAATCGGATAAATACTCGGTTTGGATGTTGATTAGCAAGAATCTGTTCGTATTTTATGCACTGTAACCGTTGATTTGATTGAACTGATCATTTACGGCTTCcgtttctagggtttggttcatgattttgctttgtttgagTCGGGGGTTTAGTGGCTCCCTCTTCTGGGGTTTATCTTTATGAATGCATGTATATTAGGATATGTTGTAACGAGATTGAGTGTGGCTGTGAGTGGATGTTAGTTTTGTTCCTTCTGGGATTATTTTGATGTGTGGAAACTTTCTTTTCTACAATTCTTCTAGTATACGAGTGTTTCTACTCTACATGTGTGATTCCTTCTGGGATTATTTTGACGTATCATGGGTCTTGttgtatttttaattgaaaGTGCAATCTCAAATTGTTATTTGCTATAACTATTTTTCTCTGTGATTGTGGGTTTGTAGTTTATGGAAGGAGATACTCATCAGAGGTAGCAGTTCTCCATGCATCCCAAGCGATCTAGCCAAGGAGATGGGTCAGTTACTCAGCCAGTTAGAAGCAGTGATAGGCTTAGGAGAAGGCCCAAATCGTTTGGTCGCACATACTATTTTTACTCACCAAGTTCGTTACAtaataggaaaagaaaaaccaagacAAGAACGGCAGCCTCCCAGATCGCAAAGATGCTGCACAAAGGGAACCGTCCAGCAAGGGCATCCAATGCCACGGTAAGCATTACATGGTTCTTCCTATCTTATTACATCACTGATATAGTATCTGGCACTTCATCGTGCTCTACCTCTATCCCTTCAGTATATTTTTGGTTAGTGGATCGATTTGATCATCGGTTTCTTGATCTTGTcttcatttttgtattttttactGGCTAAATATTGTGTCTGCGGAGGGTATCAGGGGAACAACATGACAAGTCGTCTGGTCAATCCTTTGTTTTGTAATGCATACCGTTTATCTTTACTCTGATTCAACCAGAATGTTGTAACATTGCTAATGACGTGCAGCCAATTGCATCCGACCTCCGGCGTTCCACAAGGAAGAGAAGAATTTCTGTAAATCTTGAGGACTATACGGACAGTTCTGGAGCAGAGGATGAAGATATGATGGTTAGGATATTTTCCTCTTAAAACTGGCTCTTCTTAGTAAAGTAAAGCTATTATACTAGTACTGTGCTACTGGTATGCCTATTGAAAATGGGGTTTTGATCTTTTTTAGAGTCCAGCATATCGAACTTTGAGGAATCGAGTTAATAAAAAATTCTCAACTTCAAAAAGTAGAAAGGGCATGGAAACTGAATTGGCACCACGGCGTGAAGGTCTCCGTCCTCGTCGTTCAAAAACAATTGCTAACAAACGACTAAAAACAGAATCCGGCGCTGGTCAAGATACATCAGAGGAGAAAGATGGCCAGGATGAAACTGAGAATGGGAATGAATTAGATGATCATGATGTagatgatggtgaagatgagGTTGAAGTTGAAAACGAGGGTAATGgcgaagatgaggaagaagaagatggtgatgatgatgaggagggtGATGAAGAGCAGGAGGGAAGGAAGAGATATGATCTGCGAAACCGTGCTGAAGTGCGGAGGATGCCTACAGAAGGAATtaacaagcaacaacaacctAGATCTCCGCGGAGAGTGTTGCATCAAGGCATGGGCACAAGGGTTGGAAGAGATGCTAGGAGAGGTGGTTCTCGGCCTCACAAACGCCATCGCTTTACAAGAACAGATGATTCAGATGATTCTCTTCTTGTGGATGAGTTGGACCAGGGCCCCGCAATTCCCTGGGCTCGAGGTGGAAACAGATCTGGACCACCTTGGCTATTTGGGGGTTTGGACACGTATGGGTCAAGTTCATTGGGGTTGAATGTTGGAGCTTCTGGTTGGGGTCACCAGAGTGATGGTTTGGCTGCATTAACCTCCGGTGCTCAGACTGCTGGGCCAAGCTCTAAAGGAGGTGCAGATATACAGCCACTGCAGATTAATgagaatattaattttgatgAGATTGGTGGACTATCTGAATACATTAATGATTTGAAGGAAATGGTTTTCTTTCCGTTGCTGTATCCAGAGTTCTTTGCAAGTTACAGTATTACTCCTCCCAGAGGTGTACTGCTATGTGGTCCTCCAGGCACTGGTAAAACTCTGATTGCTCGAGCATTAGCATGTGCTGCTTCAAAAGCTGGACAGAAAGTTAGCTTTTATATGCGAAAGGGTGCTGATGTTCTTAGCAAGTGGGTTGGTGAGGCTGAGAGACAACTAAAGCTACTCTTTGAGGAGGCTCAGCGAAATCAGCCTTCCATAatcttttttgatgaaattgatGGTCTTGCTCCTGTAAGATCTAGCAAACAAGAACAAATACATAATTCTATTGTTTCAACTTTGCTGGCGCTGATGGATGGCCTTGATTCTCGTGGTCAAGTTGTTCTCATTGGAGCAACAAACAGGGTAGATGCAATAGATGGAGCGCTACGCCGCCCTGGCAGATTCGATAGGGAGTTCAATTTTTCTTTACCAGGCTGCGAAGCTCGAGCAGAGATATTGGATATTCACACTCGTAAATGGAAGGATCCACCTACCAGGGAGCTTAAAGAAGAGCTGGCAGCTACTTGTGTAGGATATTGTGGTGCTGATCTAAAAGCTTTGTGCACTGAAGCTGCCATTCGTGCTTTTCGTGAAAAATATCCACAAGTTTATACAAGTGATGATAAATTTGCCATAGATGTTGGGTTGGTTAAGGTTGAGAAGAGCCACTTTGTAGAGGCAATGTCAGCTATTACTCCTGCTGCCCATAGAGGGTCTGTTGTGCAATCCAGACCACTCTCTCCGGTTGTATTGCCATGTTTACATCGACACCTCCTTGAATCCATGAGCTTAATATCAGATATTTTTCCCTCATCAGCCACGTCGTCAGAGTTGACAAAGCTGTCAATTCTTTCATTTGGATCTTCAATTCCTCTTGTTTATCGTCCTCGACTTCTGCTGCTTGGTGGTGAAGGAGTTGGACTGGTAATTGCTTTTCGTTTCTTGTGATTATATCagaaagttttatattatgaacTCAGTTCACTTACGAGTTAGCCTAACAGGATCATCTTGGGCCTGCAATTTTACATGAGCTAGNNNNNNNNNNNNNNNNNNNNNNNNNNNNNNNNNNNNNNNNNNNNNNNNNNNNNNNNNNNNACGAGGCAAGTAATGATCAGTTTAAGTTATgaacttatataatatatatggcaAATTACATGGGAGTTCATAGAAAATTTATATGGAATGGTACTGCCTTTCTATCGGTCTCATTCCCAAACTTAGCATACTCTCTCCTAAAACACTCATTACAGATTTAATTTTGTTCATTCTTTTGGTTGTCCATGATATAGTCCTCAGGCTTGTGTTTTATTTACTCAGTTTCTCAGATTGTGTACATTTGCTTTCAGCTATAATGTGGACAAATCATCAAGCGAAGACAGGTCTTTGTTCTTTGACCGTTTGATTGAAGCTGCTCTCTCAGTCATTTCAGGCTTAAACGGCAAATCTGATGGACGACAATCCCTCCCAGAACTTCCCAAGGTTCCAAAAGAACCTACTGGTCCAAAACCCGCAGAAATAAAAGCCAAGGTGGAAGCTGAGCAGCATGCCCTTCGANNNNNNNNNNNNNNNNNNNNNNNNNNNNNNNNNNNNNNNNNNNNNNNNNNNNNNNNNNNNNNNNNNNNNNNNNNNNNNNNNNNNNNNNNNNNNNNNNNNNNNNNNNNNNNNNNNNNNNNNNNNNNNNNNNNNNNNNNNNNNNNNNNNNNNNNNNNNNNNNNNNNNNNNNNNNNNNNNNNNNNNNNNNNNNNNNNNNNNNNNNNNNNNNNNNNNNNNNNNNNNNNNNNNNNNNNNNNNNNNNNNNNNNNNNNNNNNNNNNNNNNNNNNNNNNNNNNNNNNNNNNNNNNNNNNNNNNNNNNNNNNNNNNNNNNNNNNNNNNNNNNNNNNNNNNNNNNNNNNNNNNNNNNNNNNNNNNNNNNNNNNNNNNNNNNNNNNNNNNNNNNNNNNNNNNNNNNNNNNNNNNNNNNNNNNNNNNNNNNNNNNNNNNNNNNNNNNNNNNNNNNNNNNNNNNNNNNNNNNNNNNNNNNNNNNNNNNNNNNNNNNNNNNNNNNNNNNNNNNNNNNNNNNNNNNNNNNNNNNNNNNNNNNNNNNNNNNNNNNNNNNNNNNNNNNNNNNNNNNNNNNNNNNNNNNNNNNNNNNNNNNNNNNNNNNNNNNNNNNNNNNNNNNNNNNNNNNNNNNNNNNNNNNNNNNNNNNNNNNNNNNNNNNNNNNNNNNNNNNNNNNNNNNNNNNNNNNNNNNNNNNNNNNNNNNNNNNNNNNNNNNNNNNNNNNNNNNNNNNNNNNNNNNNNNNNNNNNNNNNNNNNNNNNNNNNNNNNNNNNNNNNNNNNNNNNNNNNNNNNNNNNNNNNNNNNNNNNNNNNNNNNNNNNNNNNNNNNNNNNNNNNNNNNNNNNNNNNNNNNNNNNNNNNNNNNNNNNNNNNNNNNNNNNNNNNNNNNNNNNNNNNNNNNNNNNNNNNNNNNNNNNNNNNNNNNNNNNNNNNNNNNNNNNNNNNNNNNNNNNNNNNNNNNNNNNNNNNNNNNNNNNNNNNNNNNNNNNNNNNNNNNNNNNNNNNNNNNNNTACATTTGCTTTCAGCTATAATGTGGACAAACCATCAAGCGAAGACAGGTCTTTGTTCTTTGACCGTTTGATTGAAGCTGCTCTCTCAGTCATTTCAGGCTTAAACGGCAAATCTGATGGACGACAATCCCTCCCAGAACTTCCCAAGGTTCCAAAAGAACCTACTGGTCCAAAACCCGCAGAAATAAAAGCCAAAGTGGAAGCTGAGCAGCATGCCCTTCGACGATTGCGTATGTGTCTCAGAGATGTTTGCAATAGGTAAATGTGTATGCGCACATGATATGTTGGTAACTGAAGGCACAAGCCTTGCAGTTCATATTGAAGCTTTATTATTGTCTTTATAATTAGATTAAGAAGGCCTTTTACTTTTTGCCAACTGGACGTCTAGTGATGAACAGTTTCTGATATAACAGTACTAAATTTTAGCTCTCAAAATGTATCTGGTAGCCTTGCCCAGTCTATAATGTTGGGAGTTATCTTGGGTTTTCTAGATAAGCCTGTTTTGAATTGTCTCTTGTTATCTGTGCAGGATACTATATGATAAAAGATTCAGCGCATTTCACTTCCCAGTTACTGACGAGGATGCTCCGAACTACCGCTCTATAATTCAAAATCCAATGGATACGGCTACTCTGCTGCAGCGTGTCGATTCTGGGCAGTATCTAACATGTTCACCGTTCTTGCAAG from Camelina sativa cultivar DH55 chromosome 3, Cs, whole genome shotgun sequence includes:
- the LOC104778579 gene encoding ATPase family AAA domain-containing protein At1g05910-like; this translates as METELAPRREGLRPRRSKTIANKRLKTESGAGQDTSEEKDGQDETENGNELDDHDVDDGEDEVEVENEGNGEDEEEEDGDDDEEGDEEQEGRKRYDLRNRAEVRRMPTEGINKQQQPRSPRRVLHQGMGTRVGRDARRGGSRPHKRHRFTRTDDSDDSLLVDELDQGPAIPWARGGNRSGPPWLFGGLDTYGSSSLGLNVGASGWGHQSDGLAALTSGAQTAGPSSKGGADIQPLQINENINFDEIGGLSEYINDLKEMVFFPLLYPEFFASYSITPPRGVLLCGPPGTGKTLIARALACAASKAGQKVSFYMRKGADVLSKWVGEAERQLKLLFEEAQRNQPSIIFFDEIDGLAPVRSSKQEQIHNSIVSTLLALMDGLDSRGQVVLIGATNRVDAIDGALRRPGRFDREFNFSLPGCEARAEILDIHTRKWKDPPTRELKEELAATCVGYCGADLKALCTEAAIRAFREKYPQVYTSDDKFAIDVGLVKVEKSHFVEAMSAITPAAHRGSVVQSRPLSPVVLPCLHRHLLESMSLISDIFPSSATSSELTKLSILSFGSSIPLVYRPRLLLLGGEGVGLVIAFRFL